The following are from one region of the Streptomyces tuirus genome:
- a CDS encoding SGNH/GDSL hydrolase family protein translates to MRRCVRGILVVLALCGSLVPAVSAHAAGEGRAAPVPLERLFDNVAVSDDGSPGRADFDGSGASLPARDLSAAGWTPGRVLTVQGARLTWPKRQPGERNNVRAAGQDVRITGRGDALAFLVAGTAGTEAGGPGTVTYADGTRSGYRLTAPDWLTGPLATKAVALPHINTPGGQLARQARLYVVTVPLVPGRAVTSVRLPSAAGLHVFAMSVRTATLGWTGSWATATGGYAAVGPWTDRTLRLVVHTSAGGPRVRVRFDNTFAAAPVRIGSATVAVQATGAASRSTPVALSFGGAAGVTIPAGAQAYSDPLGFSVPADTNLLVSFHLPGTVAAAPVHGLAQQRSYVSEPGDHTAEGAAGAYTSVITRWPLLAGVDVSGGPGSVVLLGDSITDGDKSTVDANRRWPNVLAGRLLGQDAVPRYGVLNLGVSGNRVVTDRYTGDGVSTDTAGVSALNRFDRDVLAQPSTRTAVVFEGINDLRWGTTAEQVIAGLRELAARGHARGLRMLGATILPCEGEARCTAAVDAERAAVNAWIRDGEVFDGVLDFDAVVRDPGRPSRMLPAYDSGDHLHPGDTGLATLADSVDLRLLRPRGDRP, encoded by the coding sequence GCTCCGGCGCCTCACTGCCGGCGCGGGACCTCAGTGCCGCGGGCTGGACGCCCGGGCGCGTCCTCACCGTGCAGGGCGCCCGGCTCACCTGGCCGAAGCGGCAGCCCGGGGAGCGGAACAACGTCCGCGCGGCCGGACAGGACGTCCGGATCACGGGGCGCGGGGACGCCCTGGCGTTCCTGGTGGCGGGCACCGCCGGTACCGAGGCCGGCGGCCCGGGCACGGTCACGTACGCCGACGGCACTCGCTCCGGGTACCGGCTGACCGCGCCCGACTGGCTCACCGGGCCGCTCGCGACCAAGGCGGTGGCCCTGCCGCACATCAACACGCCGGGCGGCCAACTGGCCCGGCAGGCCCGCCTGTACGTCGTGACGGTGCCGCTGGTTCCGGGCCGCGCGGTGACCTCCGTCCGGCTGCCGAGCGCGGCCGGGCTGCACGTCTTCGCGATGTCGGTGCGGACCGCCACGCTGGGCTGGACGGGCAGCTGGGCCACGGCCACGGGTGGCTACGCGGCCGTGGGGCCCTGGACGGACCGGACCCTGCGACTGGTCGTGCACACCTCGGCCGGCGGGCCCCGGGTGCGGGTGCGGTTCGACAACACCTTCGCGGCGGCTCCGGTACGGATCGGGAGCGCCACGGTCGCGGTGCAGGCGACCGGCGCGGCCTCGCGGAGCACGCCGGTGGCGCTGTCGTTCGGCGGTGCGGCGGGCGTGACGATCCCGGCCGGGGCGCAGGCGTACAGCGATCCGCTCGGCTTCTCCGTCCCGGCGGACACCAATCTGCTGGTGAGCTTCCATCTGCCCGGGACGGTGGCCGCGGCGCCCGTGCACGGGCTCGCCCAGCAGCGTTCCTACGTCAGCGAGCCCGGCGACCACACGGCGGAGGGCGCCGCCGGTGCGTACACCTCGGTGATCACCCGCTGGCCGCTGCTCGCCGGGGTCGACGTGAGCGGGGGGCCCGGGTCGGTGGTGCTGCTCGGGGACTCGATCACCGACGGGGACAAGTCGACGGTGGACGCCAACCGGCGCTGGCCGAACGTGCTGGCCGGCCGGCTCCTGGGGCAGGACGCCGTCCCGCGCTACGGCGTGCTGAACCTGGGTGTCTCGGGTAACCGCGTGGTCACCGACCGGTACACCGGCGACGGGGTCTCCACCGACACGGCCGGGGTGAGCGCCCTCAACCGCTTCGACCGGGACGTCCTCGCCCAGCCGTCGACGCGTACGGCCGTCGTGTTCGAGGGCATCAACGACCTGCGGTGGGGCACCACCGCGGAGCAGGTGATCGCGGGGCTGCGGGAGCTCGCGGCGCGCGGGCACGCCCGGGGGCTGCGGATGCTCGGGGCGACGATCCTGCCCTGTGAGGGCGAGGCGCGGTGCACGGCCGCCGTCGACGCCGAGCGGGCCGCCGTGAACGCGTGGATCCGCGACGGCGAGGTCTTCGACGGCGTGCTCGACTTCGACGCGGTGGTCCGTGATCCCGGGCGGCCGTCCCGGATGCTGCCCGCCTACGACAGCGGGGACCATCTGCATCCGGGCGACACCGGGCTGGCCACCCTGGCGGACTCGGTCGACCTGCGGCTGCTGCGGCCCCGGGGCGACAGGCCTTAG